The nucleotide sequence CCGAGCGCGTCCAGGTGGGCGCGGGCCAGGCCCGCGTCGCCGGCGCCGTCCCGGCCGGCCCGGACCGCCACCTCCACGTCCAGGCCGATGGTCCGCTCGATGTCCGCGATCAGCTCCGGCAGCGACTGGTCCAGCCGGTAGCGCAGCAGCGCCAGCTCCATCCCGTACGACCGGAGCCGGGCGAAGCCCTCCGCCGAGTACGCCTGCGCCGGCCCCAGGTCGGCCAGCGCCTCGACCAGCGTGGCCTCGTCCAGCGCGTCCACGGTGATCTCCGGCCCGTCGTCGCCGGTCACCTCGCGCCGGGCCCGCGCGATGGCCCGGGCGCGCCGGTGCAGGGCCACCAGGTCACGCGGCCCGATCCGCCAGCGCGCGCCGGTGAGCAGCCGCAGCAGCGCCGCCCCGTCCGTCGGGTCGGCGAGCACCCGCAGCGTGCAGACCACGTCCCGGATCTCGGGGGTGTCCAGCAGGCCGCCCAGGCCGACCACGTCGACGGGCAGCCCGCGGGCGCGCAGCGCCGCCTCGAGAGCCGGGATCTGGCTGCGCAGCCGGACCAGCACGGCGGTGGTGGGGCGCCGGTGCGCCGGGATGTGCTCGGGCAGCGCGTCGGGCATCCCGGCCGCTCCGCGCCAGGCCGCCAGCACGCTGTCGGCGATCCAGTCGGCCTCGTCGGCGTACGTCTCCAGCAGCGCGCAGTGCACCGTGCCGGCGGCCCGGCCGCCGGGGCTGCGGTGCGGGATGGGCTCGCGGACGCTGAGCGCGGCGTGCAGCTCGGGCACCCGGGCGCCGGCCGCCCGCAGCGGCACCGACAGCGCGTTGGCGACGCCGAGGATCTCGGGGCGGTTGCGCCAGCTCGTGGTGAGGCTGAGCACCTCGGCGGGGGCACCGTCGGTGCGGGCGAACTCGGTGGGGAACCGGTCCAGCGTGCCGGCGCTGGCCCCGCGCCAGCCGTAGATGGACTGGCAGGGGTCGCCCACCGCGGTGACCGGGTGGCCGCCGCCGAACAGCGCGTTGAGCAGCACCACCTGGGCGTGGCTGGTGTCCTGGTACTCGTCCAGCAGCACCACCCGGAACCGGTCCCGCTCGATCACCCCGACGCCGGAGTGGTCGCGGGCCACCCGCGCGGCCCGGGCCAGCTGGTCGGCGAAGTCCATGGCCTCGAAGTCGTCCTTGCGCCGGGCGTACGCGCGGACCAGGGGCAGCAGCTTCAGCCGGGTCTGCTGGAGCTGGAGGGCCTTGCGCACGTCGGCGTAGACCCGGCCGGGGCGGGACTGCACCTCGGCGAAGAACCGGCCGGTCCAGGCGGCCAGCTCGTCCGGGTCGACGAGGTGCTCGTCCAGTTCGCCGGCCAGGGCGAGCACCGCGTCGGTGATGGTCGACGGCATCCGGTCCACCTCGGACATGTCGCCGTCGTAGTTGCGCACCAGCAGGTCGACGAGCTGCCAGCGGGACGCCTCGGTGAGCAGGCGGGTGGTCGGCTCGTAGCCGGCGCGCAGCCCGTGCTCGGTGACGATCCGGCCCGCGTACGAGTGGTAGGTCGACACGGTCGGCTCGCCGGCCAGGGGGTCCTCGTGCGGGTCCCGGCCCTGCCGGCCGAGCCGGCGGATGAGCTGGTCGAGCCGGGTGCGTACGCGGTGTGCCAGCTCGCCGGCCGCCTTGCGGGTGAAGGTGAGACCGAGGATCTGCTCGGGGCGGACGTAGGAGTTGGCGACCAGCCAGACCACCCGGGCGGCCATCGTCTCGGTCTTGCCGGAGCCGGCGCCCGCGACCACCAGCAGCGGCTCCACCGGCGCGGCGATGATCGCCGCCTGTTCCCGGGTGGGCGCCGGAAGCCGGAGCAGCCGGGCCAGCTCGACCGGGGTGTAGCGGGGGCCGGCGTCGGCGGTCCTTGGCGTCGGGGTGGCGGTGGCGCCGAAGAGCGTCGGCTGCGTCGTCATGGGTGCTCCGTGGGCGGCTCGACGACCTGGCGGCCCTGCCCGGAGACCGGGCAGCTCGTGCGCACCGGGCAGACCCGGCACTTGGAGTTGGCGACGGCGGCGAAGGTGGCGGCGGCCATCGTGTCGGCGGTGCGCCGGACCAGCGCGGTGGCCCAACCGGCCTCGGGGCCCTCCCCGGCGGCGGCCTGGGCCTGCTCCTTGGCCTCCTTGGCGCCGGTGCCGAGCTGCACGAGCGCGGCGCCACCGGACTCCTCGCCGAACTCGGCGAAGGCTCCCGCCTCCACGGCCGCCTGGTAGGCGCCGAGCTGCGGGTGCTCGGCCACCTCCCGTTCGGTGACCGCCGTGGACTTGCCGGTCTTCAGGTCGATCACGACGAGCCGCCCCTCGGCGTCGACCTCCAGCCGGTCGACCCGGCCGGTCAGCTCGACGGGCCGGCGCGGGTCGTCGAGGCGCACCGCGAACTCGTGCTCGATGGCGAGCAGCCGCCGCGGGTTGCCGGCGAGCCAGCGCAGCAGCTTGTCCACCATGGCCTCGGCGCGGGCCCGTTCCGGGCCGACCATCCAGCGGGCGGCCAGCTCGATGGCGTCGAACCGGGCGGCCACGTACTCCAGCAGGGCGGTCCGGTCGACGCTGGCGTCCTCGGCCAGCATGGCGGCGGCGTGCACCAGGTTGCCGACGCCCTGCGCCGCGCTGGCCGGGGCGCTGCCGCCGTGCCGTTCCAGCAGCCAGCGCAGGCTGCACCGCAGGGCGCTCTCCATGGCCGACGGCGTGACCCGCACCGGCTCGCCCTCGTCGACCAGCGGCCGGTCGTCGGACAGGCCGCGCAGCCCCCACCAGTCGTCCGGGTGCGCGCCGGGCACCCCGGCGGCGGCCAGCCGGGCCAGCTCGGCCGCCGCGGCGCGCCGCCGGGTGACCGGCGCCGCCGGGTCGGTGACCGCGGTACGCAGTTCCGCCACCAGCGCCGACAGGGTGAGCCCGCGCGGCGGCAGGGTGACCGGCAGGACGCCGGGCGCCCCGTCCTGCGGGTCCTCGTCCCCACCGGTCGTGCCGCCGTCGGCCGGGTTGCTCGGGCGCGGTCCCCGGTCGGGGGCGGGCGGGACCGTGCCGCCGCCGCCCACGGCGGGCGGATCCGTGGCGGCCAGCTCGTGCAGGAAGCGGCTGGGCTGCTCCTCGTGGTCGTCGCCGCCGACCGCCGCCGAGGCGACCGCGGTGACGAGCAGCCGCCGCCGGGCGCGGCTGACGGCGACGTGGAACAGCCGGCGCTCCTCGTCCAGCAGCGCCGAGGTCTGCCCGACCAGGCTGGCCCGCAGCCCGGCGCCGTCGGCCCGGCCGGCGAGCACGTCGACGAGCCGTTCCGAGCCGAGCAGGCTGCCGCGCAGCCGCAGGTCGGGCCAGACGCCCTCCTGCACACCGGCGATCGCGACCAGGTCCCATTCCAGGCCCTTGGCCGCGTGCGCGGTGAGCAGGCGCACGGCCTCGCCCCGGTCGGCGCTGGCAGCGAGGGTGTCGGCCGGCAGCTCCTGACCGAGCACGTGGTCGAGGAAGACCTCGGTGCGCGCGCCGGGCAGCCGGTCGGTGAACCGGGCGGCCGCGTCGAAGAGCACCAGGACCGCGTCGAGGTCACGGTCGGCCGCCTCGGCCCGCCAGCGCTGCGCCGTCTCGTGCTCGCCGGTGGCGGCCCGGCCGCGGGTGATCGCCCCGGCCCAGCGCTCGGCGAGCCCGCTCTCCCGCCACACGGCCCAGAGCACGTCCTCGGCGGTCGCGCCCGGCGTGGCGGCGGCCTGCCGGGCGGTCTCCAGCAGGTGCGCCACGGCCTGCGCCGGCGCCGCCCAGCGCCGCTCGACGGTGGCCAGCCCGGCCGGGTCGCGCAGCGCCTCGACGATCAGCTCGCCGGACGGGCGGCGGTCACCGGCGGCCAGCGCGAGCGCGCGCAGTCCTTGGCGCAGCCGCCGCTCGGCGAGCGGGTCCGCGCCACCCAGCGGCGAGTGCAGCAGGGCGACGGCCGACTCCTCGTCGAGCCGGTCGGGCTCGAGCGCGCAGCGGAGCAGCAGCAGGAGCGGGGCCACGCCGGGCTGGAGGTGCAGCGGCAGGTCCTCGCCGTGCACCACGGTCGGCACCCCGGCGGTGTGCAGGGCCCGCCGCAGCGAGGGCAGTTGCCGGCCGGTGGAGCGGACCAGCACCGCCATCCGCGACCAGGGCACCCCGTCGAGCAGGTGCGCCTCGCGCAGCGCGTGGGCGAGCCACGCCGACTCGCTGGTGGCCGAGCGGAAGGTGCGGACGTCCACGGTGGCCGGCGGGGCGTCGGGCAGGGGCCGCAGCCGCCGGTGCGCCGCCGGGCCGCGCAGCCGGCGGGCCAGCCGGGCGGTGGCCGCCAGCAGCTCCGGCCCGGCCCGGTACGAGGTGGTCAGCGTGACCTGGGCGGCCGGCGCACCCGAGGCGGTGCGGAAGCGGTGCGGGAAGGTGGCCACGCCGGCCGGGTCGGCGCCGCGGAACGCGTACGTGGAGGAGTCCGGGTCGGCGAAGGCGACCAGGGGCTTGCCGCCGCCGGCCACGACGGCGAGCAGGTCGAGCTGGGCGGGGTCGGTGTCGGCCAGCTCGTCGACGTAGACGTGGGCGAGCCGGCGGCGCTCGGCGGCCAGCAGCTCCGGGTCGTCGAGCAGCATGCCGGTGGCGGCCCGGACCAGCTCGGCGGGGTCGTACGCGATCGAGCCCCGGTTGCTCACGTCGCGCAGGGCGAGGACGGCCACGTACTCGCGGAGGAAGCGGGCGGCGGCCGGCCAGTCGGCGCGCCCCAGCTTCTCGCCCAGCCGGGCCAGCTCGACGGGGCCGACGCCCCGCTCGGCGGCGCGCATGAGCAGGTCGCGGAGCTGCTGGGCGAAGGCACGGGTGCGCAGGGCGGGGCGCAGGTCCTCCGGCCAGCCGACCGGGTCGTCCTCCGGCTCCTCGCCCACGATGTCGAGCAGCTCGCGGATGATGAGGTCCTGCTCGGGGCCGGTGAGCAGCCGGGGCGAGGGTTCGCCGCGTTCGGCGGCGGCCCGGCGGAGCAGCCCGAAGGCGTACGCCGGGAAGGTGCGCACCAGCGGCTCGCGGACGACCCGGTGACCGTCGCCCGCGATCCGCGCCTCGATCCGGTGGCGCAGCTCGGTGGCGCCCCGCCGGCCGAAGGTGAGCACCAGGACGTGTTCCGGGTCGACGCCCTCGGCCACCCGGGCGGCGACCGCCTCGACCAGGGTGGCGGTCTTGCCGGTGCCCGGCCCGCCGACGACCAGCATCGGCCCGTCGGTGTGCGCGACGACCTCGGCCTGCACCGGGTCCGGGCGGCGCGGCGACGGGTGCGCGGCATCGCCCGCGGACCCCCCGGATCGCGGCTCCGTCTCGGCCGGCCCGCCGGACCGACCACCCCCCTGCTCCGCCCCGGCGTCGCGGGAGACCCCCGTCCCCACGTCACCGGCCCGGCGCACCAGCCGATACGCCTGCATCCCCGACATCCCACCACGCCGGTACGACACCAGAAAACCCGCCGCCCCACCCCCACCCCGGGCCCCCACCCGCACCCCCGCACCCCCCGCACCCCCCGCACCTCCCCCGCTCCCGTCGATCATGAGGTTGGCGGCACTGAAGGAGATCGACTTCGCCGTCAACCTCATGATCGACGGCAAGGGTCGGGCCGGCGAGGGTCGGGCGGGCCGGCGGGGTCAGGTCAGGCGGGTGTCCAGGAGGTTCAGGGCTTCCGGGACCGTTTCCGCCACCAGGAGGAGGTCCAGGCCGGCCGGTTTGAGGAAGTGGCGGTCGGCCAGGGTGCGCAGCCAGTCGAGCAACGGCAGGTAGAAGCCGTCGGCGTCGACCAGCACCATCGGCTTGGCGTGCATGGCCAGGGTGGCGGTGGTCCACACCTCGAACAGCTCGTCCAGGGTGCCGAGCCCGCCGGGCAGCGCGACGAACGCGTCCGACTTGTCGATCATCAGGGTCTTGCGGCTGGCCATCCCGTCGGTGATCAGCAGCTCGTCGGAGGCCAGGTCGGCGACCTCGAGGTCGACCAGCGCCTGCGGAATGACACCCAGGGTGCGGCCGCCGGCGGCGCGCGCCCCGTCGGCCACCGCGCCCATCATCCCCACGCACCCGCCGCCGCTGACCAGCGTGTGCCCGCGCCGGGCCAGCTCCGCGCCGGTCTCGGTGGCCAGGTCCAGCCAGCGGGCGTCGAGGGTGCGCGAGGACGCGCAGAACACGCAGACGTTCGCCATGTTCAGCCCTGCTCCGCCGGCCCCTCGGGGGCGGCCTCCGCGGCGGCCCGCTGGTCAGCGGCGACCCGGGCGACCGCGTCCTCGCGGACGGCCTCCTGCTCGGCCGAGAGCACGGCCTCGGCCTCCACGATGTGCCGGACCGCCTCGTTGACGTCGTCGGTGAGGCAGATGAGTTCCAGGTCGTTGGGGCCGATCTTGCCGTCGGCGGCCATCGTGTCCCGGAGCCAGTCGAGCAGGCCCCGCCAGTAGTCGACGCCCATGAGCACCACGGGGAAGCGGGTCACCTTGCCGGTCTGCACCAGGGTGAGCGCCTCGAAGAGCTCGTCCATGGTGCCGAAGCCGCCGGGCAGCACCACGAAGGCCTGGGCGTACTTGACGAACATGGTCTTGCGGGCGAAGAAGTAGCGGAAGTCGATGGCCAGGTCGACCCAGTCGTTGAGGCCCTGCTCGAACGGCAGCTCGATGCCGAGCCCCACGGAGAGCCCGCCCGCCTCGCCGGCGCCCCGGTTGGCGGCCTCCATGACACCCGGCCCACCGCCGGTGATCACGGCGTAGCCGGCCCGGGCCAGCGCGCCGCCCAGTTCCTCGGCGAGCCGGCACTCGGGGCTCTCGGGCTTGCTCCGGGCCGAGCCGAAGACGCTGACCGCGGGCGGCAGGTCGGCGAGGGTGTCGAAGCCCTCGACGAACTCGGACAGGATGCGCAGCGCCCGCCAGGCGTCCTTGGTCTTCCAGTCGCCCCGGCCCCGGGAGTCGAGCAGCCGCTGGTCGGCGGTGCTGGTCGGGATGGCCTGGTTGCGCAGCGTGACAGCACCTCGGTGCCGTTCCCCGCTCGGCCCGCGGCCGGGTGGCCGCCCGTTGCTCTGGCTCATGGGGCCACCGTAGTGGAGCCGGGGCGGCGCGGTGCGGAGGCGGGCGGCCCGGAGAAATTCTTCGTGATCATGGGCAACTAAATGGCTCGCTCGTACGTCTTACTATTCACATACCGGGTATGCCCGGGCGACGCGCCTTCGGGGGAGGAGCCAGCGTTGATCAGCAACAGCGAGATGATCCGGATCCGCCGGCAGATGCAGCGGCGGATCCGCGACGTGGTGGCCGAGCGCCGCCGCGCCCGGATGATGGAAGCCCACCACACCGACCTCACCGGCGAGACCACCGAGACGGAGACCCCGCTGACGACCACGCTCTGACGGTCCGGCCGGCCCGGGGGTCCGCGTCACCGACGCGGGCCCCCGGTCGCGTACTCAGGACGAGGCGAGCCAGCGGTGCAGCGTGGCCGCGCCATCGCGGATCTTGGTCAGCTCGACGTGCTCGTCCTTGTGGTGGGCCAGGTTCGGGTCGCCGGGGCCGAAGTTCAGCGCCGGCATGCCCATGGCCGCGAACCGGGCCACGTCCGTCCAGCCCAGCTTGCCGATCGGGGCCGCGCCCACCGCGGCCAGGAACTCCTGCGCCGGCGGGTTGTCCAGCCCCGGCGCCGCGCCGGCCGCCGCGTCGGTGACCGTCAGCTCGAAGCCGGCGAAGACCTCGCGCAGGTGCGCCTCGGCCGCGGCCGGGTCGCGGTCCGGGGCGTACCGGTAGTTGATCTCGATGTCGCAGCGGTCCGGGATGACGTTGCCCGCCACGCCGCCGGTGATCCGGACGGCGTTCAGGCCCTCGCGGTAGTCGCAGCCCTCGATGGTCACCCGCCGCGCCTCGTACGTGTTGAGCCGGCGCAGCACCTCGCCGGCGCCGTGGATGGCGTTCACCCCGTGCCAGGACCGGGCCGCATGGGCCCGCTCGCCGTGCGTGGTGACGATCGCCCGCATGGTGCCCTGGCAGCCCGCCTCCACGATCCCGTAGGTGGGCTCCAGCAGCAGCGCGAAGTCGGCCGCCAGCCACTCCGGGTGCGCCTGGGAGACGAGCGTGAGGCCGTTGTACCTCGACTCGATCTCCTCGGCCTCGTAGAAGAAGTAGGTCACGTCGTAGCGCGGGTCGGGCAGGGTCACCGCCAGGTGCAGCGCGAAGGCCACGCCGGACTTCATGTCGGAGGTGCCGCAGCCGTACATCAGGTCGCCGCGCATGGTCGACGGGAAGTTGTCGTTGAGCGGGACGGTGTCCAGGTGGCCGGCGAGCACCACCCGCTGCGGGCGGCCCAGGTCGGTGCGCGCCATCACCGTGTTGGAGTGCCGGTAGGTGGTGAGGTGCGGCACGCCGCGCAGCACCTCCTCGACGCAGTCGGCGATCGCCTTCTCGTTGAGCGACACGGACTCGATGTCGACCAGCGCGCGGGTCAGCGCCACCGGATCGGCCAAGACCTCGGGGGTCAACGGGTTCTGCATGTGTGGCACGGTACCGTCATTTTCGTGACGACCGCACAGTCTGCCTGGGGCATCGGCCTGGCCACGATCACCGCTGAAGACCAGGTGCTGGACACCTGGTACCCGACCGGCAAGCTGGGGCTCGGCGAGCTGCCACTGGTCGCCGGGGAGGACGAGGCCGACGTGCTCGACCTGCCGCCCGGCGCGGTCGGCGAGCGGGTGCTGCCCGGCCTGCGCACGGTCCAGGTGGTCACCGTCATCGGTTCACTGGACGACCCGATCAAGGACGCGGCCGACGCGTACCTGCGGTTGCACCTGCTCTCCCACCGCCTGGTGCGGCCCAACGAGCTGAACCTCGACGGCATCTTCGGCAAGCTGGCCAACGTGGCGTGGACCTCGGCCGGGCCGTGCCCGCCGGAGCGGGTCGACGAGCTGCGGGTCATCGAGCGGGCCGCCGGCCGCCACCTGGCCGTGCACGGGGTGGACAAGTTCCCCCGGATGACCGACTACGTGGTCCCGGCCGGCGTGCGCATCGCCGACGCGGACCGGGTCCGGCTCGGCGCCCACCTGGCCGCCGGCACCACCGTGATGCACGAGGGCTTCGTCAACTTCAACGCCGGCACGCTGGGCGCCTCGATGGTCGAGGGGCGGATCGTGCAGGGCGTGGTGGTCGGCGACGGCTCCGACATCGGCGGCGGCGCCTCGATCATGGGCACCCTCTCCGGCGGCGGCACCGAGAAGGTGCGCATCGGCGAGCGGAGCCTCGTCGGCGCGAACGCGGGCGTGGGCATCACCCTGGGCGACGACTGCGTGGTGGAGGCCGGCTGCTACATCACCGCCGCCTCGAAGATCACCCTGCCGGACGGCCGGGTGGTCAAGGCCCGCGAGCTCTCCGGGGTGGACGGCCTGCTGTTCTGGCGCAACTCGGTGACCGGCGCGCTGGAGGCGAAGCCGCGCACCGGCCGGGGCATCGAGCTGAACGCGGCGCTGCACGCCAACGACTGACCGACCGCGCGGAGCGGGCCGGGGCGCGAGGCCCCGGCCCGCCCGCCGTCCGGGCCGCGGCACGACGGCCGCGGACCCGGACCATAGGTTCACCGCAGGCGGTACGCCTGGATGATCCGCTCGGTGACCGTGTTGCCGGCGCTGTCCCGGGCGGTGGCCCGCAGCGAGACGTGACCGGGGCCGGCCGGGTGCCGGACGGTGGCCGCCCAGCCCGCGCCCTGCTTGTGCAGGGCCGCCCTGCGCCAGGTCTTGCCGCCGTCGTACGAGACGTCGACGGTCAGCGCCGCGACGGAGGCCGCCGGCGCGCCGGGCTGCCGCTGCACCGTCACCGGAATGGTGAAGGTCCGGCCGGCCGGTGCGCTGCTGTCCACGGCCAGCGGCGGGGCGAAGCGGACCGCCATGGCGGGCAGCCGCGCCCACTCGTCACCCGGGACGTGCCTGGAGCGGAACGTCCAGGTGGCCGAGACCTCGGTGCTCAGGTCGGTGAAGCCGCGCGTGGCGGAGGTCTCCAGCCGGTAGCTCGCCACGCCCGGCGGCACCTGGAACTCGCCGTACCCCGGGGTGGCCTGCTCGGCGAGCAGCTTCCCGTTGCGGTAGAGGGCGGTCCGTTCGGTGTTGTTGCGCGAGCCGCCGGGGTGGCCGGCGGCGTCGCTGTGCACCGGCAGGTCGACGACGAGGGTGTCGCCGTTGCGCGTGATGCCCTGCTCCGGCCACCGCGGCTGCGGGAACGACGGCCCGTACGGCGCGCTGTTCCAGTCCTCCCGGTAGGTCCGGCCGGGGCGGTACCGGGTGGGCACCGACGCCAGCACCGCCTGCACCTCCAGCCAGCCGTCCTCGCCGCGCGCGCCGAAGTCCAGCTCGGAACTCCACCGGGTACGGGTCGTGCTGTAGTGCTCGACCCGCTTGCCGGGCACCGGGACGGGGACGACGACCGCCGAGCCGCCGATGTTGTAGTCGGACTCGGGGAAGACGATCCGCTCGTTGTCCGGCCCCGGGTAGCCGGCCGCGAACTTGTGCGTCACGGTGGCCAGGTCGGCCGGCCGGTAGTGCCGGACGAACCCGGTCGGCATCCGGCCCGGGAAAAGCTCGTTGAGACCGTAGAAGTACGGGCTGCGCTCCGGCGCCGTCGGTTCGAGCCACTGGCTGGCCAGGGCGGCGACGAAGAGCGAGTCGGAGACGTTGCGCCCGAGCGGGCCGCTGTAGAGGCCGTCGAAGCTGAACGTCCAGAGCCCGAACCCGTAGGAGAAGTTCGCGGTGGACCAGTTCGCCGACAAGTCGATCAGGAGCGGGGCCGCGCCGCGCTGCGGCACGGTCGACCGCACCGGCTTCGCCCGCCGGGCGTCGATCGTGAGCCGCTGGTCACCGCTCACCACCAGCTCCGGCTGGGCGAGCATGGACACCTCGGTCCAGCCCTCCTCCCCCGGCACGTAGATCAGGCTGTTCAGGCCGTACCGGCCCTTCGGGAGGCGCAGCCGCGCCTCGCCGTCGGGGTCGTACACGTCCCGGTACAGGGCGGTGTCCAGGCCGATCAGGGTGGTGAAGTAGTCGCCCGTGAGCTTGCCGGCCCGGTCCCGGTGCGTGACGGTCAGGTCGTAGCTCTCCACCTCACGGTTGACCGCGAGCGGGGTCACCGCGACCGCGCCGCCGGCACGGGCGAGCAGCCGGCCCGTCCAGTAGCCGTCGAGGCCGCCGAGCCTGGTGTCGGCCGTGACGGTGACCTGGGCCGTCCCGCCGGCCGGCACGGTGAGCCGGGACGCGCCGAGGGTGAACATGCCGGCCGGGGCGGTGCGCCCGTCGGGGCCGGTGACCTCGGTGGCGAGGTCGAGGGTGAGCGGAGCGCTGCCGCCGTTGCGGTAGGTGACCGTGCGGGCCATCGGCTGGTCGTCGCCGTGCGGCCAGGCCGCCACCCCGAACGAGACGCTGGGCGGGTCGCTGGTCACCTGCTCGGTGATCGCGTGGGCCACGTCGACCCGGCCGGCGCCCTGCTGGAACGCCGTCTGGTCGGGGTGCGGCTTCGCCGAGGCCATGAGGGTGGCCTTGTACCGCCCCGCGGTCCAGCCGGGGTGCTGCTGGGCGAGCAGCGCCGCCGAACCGGCCACGTGCGGCGTGGCCATCGAGGTGCCGGAGAGGGAGACGTACTTGTCCCCCACCGGGTCGCCGATGGCGCCGTTGGCGGCCCGGGCGGCCACGATCTCGACGCCCGGCGCGGTGATGTCGGGCTTGATCCCGCCGTCGACCCGCGGCCCCCGGCTGGAGAAGTCGGCCAGCGCGTCGTCCCGGTCGACCGCGCCGACCGCCAGCGCGGCGTCGGCGGTGGCCGGCGAGCCGACCGAGCCGTCGGCGCCGTCGTTGCCGGCGGCCACCACGAAGAGCGTGCCGGTCTGGGCGGTCAGCGTCTCGACGGCCTGCTCCAGCGGGTCGACCTCGGGGAAGTCGGCGCCACTGAGGCTCATGTTGACCACGGTGGCGTGCTTCTCGGCCGCGGCCCACTGCATGCCGGCGAGGATCGCCGACTCGGTGCAGCCCTGGTTCTCGCAGACCTTGCCGGAGAACAGGGTGGCGTCGGGAGCCACGCCGCGGTACTTCCCGCCGGAGGCGGCACCGCTGCCCGCGATGATCGACGCGACGTGGGTGCCGTGCCCGACCATGTCGTCCGACTCGGCCGCCTCGCTGAAGTTGCGCGCGTCGGCGACCCGGCCGGCCAGGTCGGGGTGAGTGAGGTCGACGCCGGTGTCGAGCACCGCGACGCTGACCCCCTTGCCGGTGAAGCCGGCGGCCCAGGCCGTGGGCGCGCCGATCTGCGGCACGCTGTGGTCGAGGGTCACCCGCCGCCGGCCGTCCAGCCAGATCCGGTCGACATCCCCCGCCGCGTCGACCCGGGCACCGGCCCGGCCGGCCGTGACCGCGGCCCAGACCGCGCCGGCGTCGGCCTTCGTCGCGACCACTGCGGCGCCGCCGATCGCGGGCAGGTCGCGGGTCACCCGGGTGCCGGCCGTCGGGGCCGCCGCCCGTCGGGCCGACCCCGGCCGGTACGACACGAGCAGCGGCAGCGTGTCCCGCCGGGCGTCGTCGTAGCCGGCCGCGACCAGTCCCGTGACGTCGAACAGCCGCCGGTCGACCCGGCCGGCCCGGACCAGGGGCAGCGCGTCCTGCGGCAGCACGGTGAGGTGCCCGCGTTCCCGGCCGACCAGGAAGCCGATCCCGGCGCGGCCGGCGCCGGGGCGGACCGCGGCCTGCCCGGCGGCGGTCACGGTGACCCGGTCGCCGGTGATCAGGGTGACGGTGCCCGGCCCGCCGTCTGCGGGGGCCGCGGTGCGGGCCGGGGCGCCGTCCGGGGCGGCCGAGGGAGCGGCGGTGGCCGGCACGGGCGCGCCCAGCGCCAGCCCGAGGGTGAGGCCGAGGCCGGCGATTCTTCTTCGATTTCGGAGCAACGTTCCTCCTTCGTCACGCGTCTTCATCAATGAGAGCCATCGACGCAGATTGCCAGAATTACATACCGCGTATGTAATCGGAAGTCGTCAATCCGACGAAACGAGGGCCGCGCCCCCCGCGATGCGGCGCATGATCGCCGGGTGACCGCCATGAAGGACCGCATGCTCGCCGGTGAGTTGTACATCGCCGACGATCCGGAGATCATCGCCGACCTGGACCGGGCCGCCCGGCTCAGCGAGCGCTTCAACCGCAGCTCGGCCGACGACCCCGACGGACGACTCGCCGCCCTCCGCGAGCTGCTCGGCTCGGTCGGCGAGGACGCCTGGGTGCGGCCACCGCTCTACTGCGACTACGGCTACCAGACCCACATCGGGCCGCGCACCTTCGTCAACTTCAACGCGGTCTTCCTCGACGTCGCCCGGATCACCATCGGCGCGGACGTCCAGATCGGACCGAACGTACAGCTCCTCACCGCCACCCACCCGGTCGAGCCGGCGGCCCGGCGGGCCAAGTGGGAGGCGGCCCAGCCGATCACCATCGGCGACAACGTCTGGCTCGGTGGCGGCGTGATCGTGCTGGCCGGGGTGACCATCGGGGAGAACACCGTGGTCGGCGCGGGCGCGGTCGTGACCAGGGACCTACCCCCCAATGTGGTGGCCGTGGGTAACCCCGCGCGCCCGGTCCGGACCCTCGAAGACGCCGACTGATCTCCGGAAACGACGCCTCACCGGGTGCGGATTCCGGCCGGAGGGTCTCGGGGGTGGCCCGGCTGCCGCGCCGGGCCGTGCCGTCACCCCGGCAGGGGGTCGGCCAGCCGGACCACCAGGTCGGCGTGGTCGGCGGTGCCGGCGACGAGCCGGGCGTTCGCCTCGTCGCTGCCGAGCGCCCAGGCGCGGGCCTGCTCGGGTGTCTTCCCGTACGCCTCGTGCCGGGC is from Micromonospora terminaliae and encodes:
- a CDS encoding ATP-dependent helicase, which gives rise to MTTQPTLFGATATPTPRTADAGPRYTPVELARLLRLPAPTREQAAIIAAPVEPLLVVAGAGSGKTETMAARVVWLVANSYVRPEQILGLTFTRKAAGELAHRVRTRLDQLIRRLGRQGRDPHEDPLAGEPTVSTYHSYAGRIVTEHGLRAGYEPTTRLLTEASRWQLVDLLVRNYDGDMSEVDRMPSTITDAVLALAGELDEHLVDPDELAAWTGRFFAEVQSRPGRVYADVRKALQLQQTRLKLLPLVRAYARRKDDFEAMDFADQLARAARVARDHSGVGVIERDRFRVVLLDEYQDTSHAQVVLLNALFGGGHPVTAVGDPCQSIYGWRGASAGTLDRFPTEFARTDGAPAEVLSLTTSWRNRPEILGVANALSVPLRAAGARVPELHAALSVREPIPHRSPGGRAAGTVHCALLETYADEADWIADSVLAAWRGAAGMPDALPEHIPAHRRPTTAVLVRLRSQIPALEAALRARGLPVDVVGLGGLLDTPEIRDVVCTLRVLADPTDGAALLRLLTGARWRIGPRDLVALHRRARAIARARREVTGDDGPEITVDALDEATLVEALADLGPAQAYSAEGFARLRSYGMELALLRYRLDQSLPELIADIERTIGLDVEVAVRAGRDGAGDAGLARAHLDALGDVAARFSGETPGATLAGFLAYLAAAEDEERGLTPGEVEVVEGAVQILTAHAAKGLEWDVVSVAGLTRGVWPGPVRNSDHWLGGLGVLPFPLRGDADGLPELAPAGADDQRGVARAVEDFTDAWRAHDEREERRLAYVAVTRPRRLLLCSGYWWGEGTKKFRGPSVFLREVHDACLAGGDGHLVDAWAPEPAGDAVNPTTETVLRAEWPADPLGARRPALAEAAALVRRYLADPEAARREEALLAAAAPAPAGDVDTTAPAEDGDTTAPAEDPEVARWRSEADLLLAERAELARRAEAVEVELPGHLSVTQLVALRRDPEALARTLRRPMPTEPNPYARRGTAFHTWLEQRFGADRLLDVDELPGAADEDAAPDDALTELQERFLASEWAERVPVEVEVPFATVIAGVVVRGRMDAVFARPGGRFDVVDWKTGRQPTGREADAAAVQLAVYRLAWAELAGVPVERVGAAFHYVRDGVTVRPADLLDAAGLTALVAAVPEFPTEGAALQRSC